ttccatccgagcacacgAGCAGGACTTCCCCGCCCGGGTTGAGGTATGtgcattcccggaggccatgagcgtcGAGTGGCTGGTCCGCTCGGCACGGGAACAGAcaagagcgctaggagacaaaaagggcagctggtaacttcatcctcgagacacctgccgtcgATAAACAGTACGGTCGGCGACCGAAGAGGACAGAGTATCGTATGGtgaaagtttccaccgtcacatccgggatatgctcggacggttgcggaatggcgtcagacatgtttttctgacacaaccttactgaggtatgtttggggaagtgtgcacgcatcgagaagcatgcccgcgcctccccgaggTCCTATATAAGGGCATTcagacttcgacgaaggtatgtaatcttgatcactgtagccacagtaacgttactctgcttcttcgttgcctgacttgagcgtcgcagggtcgtcgctgggaaacccctcccggctcggcttctttgcaggttcgccagaggtCCACCTCAACACCAAAGGAcaacggagagcgccacgtccctagcgtccgtcgactcagaactcggacaggatcaataatatataatatataaatttatttattaaaaaaaattaagttccagCCCATAATTAAAAATTGAGCCAAATAAATTAAAGCTCGAGTCAAATTAATATAAATCGAGTCGAACCGAACTCGAGCCTAGACTGACTCGAGCTCAGCCCTAACTAACACTGGTGTCAAAAAAAGGAGCCAAAACTTGGTTTGAGTCCAACTTAttttttcattaaaattaaaaaaaaatccctaaatttttatcttttattttaaaattcttaaatttaTGAATTAGTCAGCTGGGTCATCTGCCGACTGGACCTACAGATTGGGCTTTTCcgcaaacatttttttttttaaaagaatatttatttatcaGAAAATAAATGAGTTGACAAATTTCAGCAGACAAAGACATCGAATCAAACCAAAGTCCATCAGAAATTGCACCCTTTATAaaccttttcaaaagaaaattcgcCAAGCGCGCTGCCAACCATCCCTTTGGACAATCACTACATTAAAAATGGCGCAGAGTCGTAGCCGCAAAAAGACTTCAACAGTGTTGAGCTTGTAGCAACGGAGGCTGAACATGAATCCACAATTCACAACTGACCCAAGAGAAAATCATTCACACCTATACAGCTCTCGGAACGTCTAAAAAGTGGACTACTGAATCATACAAGCGGAGGTTGCGTCGCACAAGGATCATACGTGCTTCTTGCATGGAGGATAGTCCAGAGAGCTGCCATCGATTTGGCTCTTCTTCCTGTGGAATATGCTGCTGAGGTTTTGGAAGAGTGACTTTCTCGAGGAGGATTGTTTCGAGACCTTGCGGCTTCCATGAGTCTTCTCTAATGTCTTCACATTCTGCACCATTGATTTCGGTGGCAATGTCTCTGTTGAAATCTGTGTTTCGGCCAGTATCATTGAGGCAGTCTCAGCGACCCTCTTCAGTTCCTTCTCGTGCCACTTCTTCAGCTCTCCTTCGACGGCCTTCTTCGCAGCCTCAGCGATCTCTGCCCTCTTCAGTGCCTCCTCCGTGGCAGTCtccatgtcctctatctccttccTAGCTGCATCAAGTTTCTTAATTGCTTCAGTCTCGCTTGCACGCACAACTTCCACCTGGGCTAATGCTGCAGCAACTTTGATCTCTGTCAGTTTCTCGGACTCTTCTGCTTTCCTGGTTAGTGCCTCGTACTCTTCTTTTGAGATTGTTACGTTAGCTCCAGACTCAGAAGCTGATGCCTGAGCAACATTTGTTTTCAAAGATAGCTTTTTGATGAGATCAAGGGCTCTTGTCTCTGCTGCTTTTGCTTCTTCAGCGCTCTTCAAGGCAACCTGTAACTTCTCCTCTGTCTCGACCAAAAAAGTTTGAGCTACCTTCGCTTCACCCCTTTGCTCTTCAACAGTCTTCTCAATTTCTTCTGCTTCCTGCAATGCAGTCAGCGATTCAGAAGATAGCTGCTGTAGAGCGGACACTAAATCGTCAGATGCTAAAGTAGCTTTTGATTCTGCAATCACAGCTGCCTCAAGTTCAGCTTTGCAATTCTGAAGTTTGACGTGAAGGTTACTAACAACAGATTCAGTTTCTGCATCTTTCTCTTTGAGTTCTGCATGCTCTTCCTGTACAGCTTCCAACTCAAGCTTTAGTGACTCCACTAAACTCCTTAGTGAACTCTCTTCTTCAACAAGTTTCTGAAGCATCCCTTTAGCTCCATCAAGCTCAGAAGTCAATGTTGTAACAAACTCGGAAGCTGAAATCCGGGCATCTTCTAATTCCTTTTGTACAGCTTCAATCTCGGCATTAGTCTCAGCCAGTTTAGCCTCAAGGTTCTTATTAACCTCGGGATCAAACTCTTTCTTCAAAGATGCCAATTTCTTTTCAGCTCCCTCCAGAGCTTGTTTGTAGGATTTTGGGGTGGCATCTTTCTCCATTCGAATTTTTAACTCTTGTCGAGCTTGATTAGTAGCAAGCTTCACGTGCGTGAGTGAATCCTGAGCAGCTGAAATCTCTTTCGAAAGCTCAGCAACCCTATTAGTGTTGGCATCAAAAGACTTCTTTGCCTCATCTTCTTGCTGAATGGCATTGAGCTTCACCTCCATGGACGCATCAAATTCTCTCTTAACCGTTCTAAGTTCTTGCTTTGCTGCATCAAGCTCTGCAATGGCAACTGCATACTGCTCCCTTGCATTGTCAAATTCCTGTTCCTTGCCACTATTTTTGCCAATACTCTCAACAGAAGTCGCATCTTCAAGTTTCTTGGTTTGACTTTTTGCATCCTCTGTTGCTTTTAAAGCTGATTCATTTATCTCATTTAGTTTCTTGGTCAGTTCCTCGACAGTTCTTTTAGCACCCTCCAATTCAACAAGCGCTTGGATCCTAGTTGTTTCAGCATTGTGAAGTTGTTCCTTGTACTTGTTAAGCTCTTTTTTAGCCAAGTCAAGCTGGGTCTCCTTAGTTAAAGCTCTCTGTTAAATGATGAAAAAGGTCAACCCACAATATCTGCAAGAAAATAATCGATAACTGTCCATACACAAACTAGACTACAACTGTCCATATACAAACTAGATTACTATAACTTATATATCCAAATAGCATCAtgacaaaataaaaaatctaGCTTTGCCAAGAGAGAGCCCTTGACAACAGCATTGTAACTAAATTACAAAATCTAGTTACTAAATGTATAATGCAAATGATACAATAACTTCTTGAACAATCCTTTATGACCCTATGTGGAGAAATACTCTTAGAGATCTAGCATTTTTCAGATTAAAGTCAAAGGTTAGCAGCTAAAACATACATCCAACAGCTTATGGAGAATTCAAAT
This region of Zingiber officinale cultivar Zhangliang chromosome 9A, Zo_v1.1, whole genome shotgun sequence genomic DNA includes:
- the LOC122020153 gene encoding WEB family protein At5g55860-like, which codes for MGTQVQQACIDAHKAEIDTRAPFQSVKAAVSLFGEVAFTSTVRKPKAPPIERALTKETQLDLAKKELNKYKEQLHNAETTRIQALVELEGAKRTVEELTKKLNEINESALKATEDAKSQTKKLEDATSVESIGKNSGKEQEFDNAREQYAVAIAELDAAKQELRTVKREFDASMEVKLNAIQQEDEAKKSFDANTNRVAELSKEISAAQDSLTHVKLATNQARQELKIRMEKDATPKSYKQALEGAEKKLASLKKEFDPEVNKNLEAKLAETNAEIEAVQKELEDARISASEFVTTLTSELDGAKGMLQKLVEEESSLRSLVESLKLELEAVQEEHAELKEKDAETESVVSNLHVKLQNCKAELEAAVIAESKATLASDDLVSALQQLSSESLTALQEAEEIEKTVEEQRGEAKVAQTFLVETEEKLQVALKSAEEAKAAETRALDLIKKLSLKTNVAQASASESGANVTISKEEYEALTRKAEESEKLTEIKVAAALAQVEVVRASETEAIKKLDAARKEIEDMETATEEALKRAEIAEAAKKAVEGELKKWHEKELKRVAETASMILAETQISTETLPPKSMVQNVKTLEKTHGSRKVSKQSSSRKSLFQNLSSIFHRKKSQIDGSSLDYPPCKKHV